Below is a genomic region from Eupeodes corollae chromosome 1, idEupCoro1.1, whole genome shotgun sequence.
CTTTTGTATCCGGTACACGACatcgttgatttttttttattactgtaTATGGACCTTCCCAGTCCCGTTGAAGTTTCGGTGACAACAATTTTTGGCGATGGGGATTGTAAAGCCATACCCGATCTCCAGCTTGGAACTCTGTTGTTGTCTTCATTCGGTCTCtgaacaactttatttttaacctGGTATTGACGTAGATCTGAAGGAGTCTTTTTCTGAGTTCATCAATGTAGTCATCCTCGGCTTGCGGCTCCGACGTGGGACATCCGAATTTTATTTCGCTCGGCAGTCTGATGTTCCTTCCTATCAAAATCTCAAAAGGTGTATGGCCAGTTGAGCTATGTCTTGCACTTCGATACGCCATCAAAAACAGTGGAATGTGTCGATCCCAATCTCGCTGGTCTTCGTCCACAACCTGTTCTTTAAGGGTTCGGTTGAATCGTTCGAACATGCCATCAGATTGTGGGTGAAGTGGTGTTGTTCTTGTCTTCTTGATGTCAAGAAGCCCACAAACTTCCTGaaatatgttttattcaaaattcctTTTGGAATTTTGGCTTCTTGGTTTGGAATGGCGTATGCTTCAGGCCACTTACTAAAGTAATCCATTACGACCAGAATATAACgattttcattatttgtttcCGGAAATGGACCCGCCACGTCCACTGCAATCCTTTCGAAGGGTGCTCCGACATTATACTGCTGCTGATGTAATTCTTTTTGTTCGGGCCTTTGGTGGCAGCACAGGTATCGCATTTTCGGCACCACTTCTCAACATCTTCCCTCCTTGCATGTAGCCAGTAAAATCGTTGTCGAACCTTTTTTAGCACCTTGTTCACTCCTAGATGGCCTCCCGAAACTCCACCATGCATCTCTCGCAGAACCATGCATCTCTCGATCTCGGTAAGACTAGCTGCATTACATAAGACTTTCCATCTGCTGATTCCCATTTACGTCGAGGACACCCTCTTGGACATGAAACGAGTCCCACTGTGCCCAATAGACCTTCAGAGTCCGACTTCTATCGGAGATATCAGTCCATGCTGGTTTTTCCTGGTGTTCCTTCCATGCGAGGATGGGTTCGATATCTGAGTCTTCTTGTTAAACCTTCCTCAACTCGTCGTTGCTCCAGCCATAAATGGGATCGGCTCTGGTACGTTGGACAGTAACCCCCTCTTTTTCTTCTTGTCGTCTGGAATGCTTACAGTCTTGCTTGAACGGTCTCCTAGATAGTGAATCTGCATTTGAGTGAAGCTTCCCCTTCCGATGTTAAATTTCATAATCGAACGTCTGTAGCCTCTCATTCCACCTTGCCACTTGACCCTCTGgattcttgaaattcaaaagcTAGTTAAGTGCTCCATGGAAACTTTTGTCCATAGAGATACTTATGGAAGTGCTTTGTTGCCAAAATCAGTGCAAGAAGATCTTTTCTGGTCACACAATAGTTTCTTTTCGACTTCGAGAGTACCTTGCTATAGGCAATGTTCGAAGAACTTTGGTCAATCAGAACTTAAATTAGGATGGGATGACCCGcttctttttttaacactttaatacacaattttttaagCCTATTTTGAACCCAACTTAagactttttcttatttaaccgtactttttttgtatagaaaaatacTTACTATTGTTCTCTTTTTCTCTCACTCGCTGCTTTCATAGATACTATACAATTGTTTCACCCTCACATGTTGAACCTGAGTCTACCTTTCACATATCTTTAACATTAAACGATTTTTATAAATCCTGCTGGTTCAATGTTAGCCTCACAACTTTCGTACGGGAGGAAAAATTCCATGATTTTGGAAGTATTGAAGTTGAACCGGGAACAACCAAATTAGTTGAACTTAAAGCACCTTCGTATGAATATAGAATTGGAAATTTAGAAGTTACTGGATTTAGTGGTATCATCAGCAAGGATTCAACTTCGatttattttggattgaataaaTTATGGATATTCATTCAGACCAACAAAGATAAGTACAGGCCTGGAGAATTGGTTGAAATTCGGGTAATTTGCGTTGATCAATTGACAAGACcggaaaaagtaaataaaacagtTAATGTTGAGATTTCTGTGAGTTTTTTTGTacctctaaaaaaatgtattttattgatttttatacgAATATTTCACAGGATGGCAAATATAATCTTGTTAAGGGCTTATACAATGTCAAATTCAAGCAAGGTGTTTTAAAGGCTGAAATTCAACTATCAAATAATCCTGTTTTAGGTCTTTGGAGAATAAGAGTCGATGGTGTTAATACTTACACTGATAAGAGATTTGAAGTTGATAGATATGTTTTGCCAAAATATAATGTTAATATTGAcgcaaaaataatcaaaaaagatAATAAGAACCAAGTGCAATTGGAAATTAGTGCAaggtaaattaaatattaattttaactttaactttaactttaactttaactttaactgtaactttaactttaactttaactttaactttaaatttaactttaactttaactttaactttaactttaactttaactttaactttaactttaactttaactttaactttaactttaactttaactttaactttaactttaactttaactttaactttaactttaactttaactttaactttaactttaactttaactttaactttaactttaactttaactttaactttaactttaactttaactttaactttaactttaactttaactttaactttaactttaactttaactttaactttaactttaactttaactttaactttaactttaactttaactttaactttaactttaactttaactttaactttaaactttaactttaactttaactttactttaactttaactttaactttaactttaactttaactttaactttaactttaactttaactttaactttaactttaactttaactttaactttaactttaactttaactttaactttaactttaactttaactttaactttaactttaactttaactttaactttaactttaactttaactttaactttaactttaactttaactttaactttaactttaactttaactttaactttaactttaactttaactttaactttaactttaactttaactttaactttaactttaactttaactttaactttaactttaactttaactttaactttaactttaactttaactttaactttaactttaactttaactttaactttaactttaactttaactttaactttaactttaactttaactttaactttaactttaactttaactttaactttaactttaacttaactttaactttaactttaactttaactttaactttaactttaactttaactttaactttaactttaactttaactttaactttaactttaactttaactttaactttaactttaactttaactttaactttaactttactttaactttaactttaactttaactttaactttaactttaactttaactttaactttaactttaactttaactttaactttaactttaacttaaacttaaacttaaacttaaacttaaacttaaacttaaacttaaacttaaaacttaaacttaaacttaaacttaaacttaaacttacaGTTGGACAGTAACCCCCTCTTTTTCTTCTTGTCGTCTGGAATGCTTACAGTCTTGCTTGAACGGTCTCCTAGATAGTGAATCTGCATTTGAGTGAAGCTTCCCCTTCCGATGTTAAATTTCATAATCGAACGTCTGTAGCCTCTCATTCCACCTTGCCACTTGACCCTCTGgattcttgaaattcaaaagcTAGTTAAGTGCTCCATGGAAACTTTTGTCCATAGAGATACTTATGGAAGTGCTTTGTTGCCAAAATCAGTGCAAGAAGATCTTTTCTGGTCACACAATAGTTTCTTTTCGACTTCGAGAGTACCTTGCTATAGGCAATGTTCGAAGAACTTTGGTCAATCAGAACTTAAATTAGGATGGGATGACCCGcttctttttttaacactttaatacacaattttttaagCCTATTTTGAACCCAACTTAagactttttcttatttaaccgtactttttttgtatagaaaaatacTTACTATTGTTCTCTTTTTCTCTCACTCGCTGCTTTCATAGATACTATACAATTGTTTCACCCTCACATGTTGAACCTGAGTCTACCTTTCACATATCTTTAACATTAAACGATTTTTATAAATCCTGCTGGTTCAATGTTAGCCTCACAACTTTCGTACGGGAGGAAAAATTCCATGATTTTGGAAGTATTGAAGTTGAACCGGGAACAACCAAATTAGTTGAACTTAAAGCACCTTCGTATGAATATAGAATTGGAAATTTAGAAGTTACTGGATTTAGTGGTATCATCAGCAAGGATTCAACTTCGatttattttggattgaataaaTTATGGATATTCATTCAGACCAACAAAGATAAGTACAGGCCTGGAGAATTGGTTGAAATTCGGGTAATTTGCGTTGATCAATTGACAAGACcggaaaaagtaaataaaacagtTGAGATTTCTGTGAGTTTTTTTGTacctctaaaaaaatgtattttattgatttttatacgAATATTTCACAGGATGGCAAATATAATCTTGTTAAGGGCTTATACAATGTCAAATTCAAGCAAGGTGTTTTAAAGGCTGAAATTCAACTATCAAATAATCCTGTTTTAGGTCTTTGGAGAATAAGAGTCGATGGTGTTAATACTTACACTGATAAGAGATTTGAAGTTGATAGATATGTTTTGCCAAAATATAATGTTAATATTGAcgcaaaaataatcaaaaaagatAATAAGAACCAAGTGCAATTGGAAATTAGTGCAaggtaaattaaatattaattttaactttaactttaactttaactttaactttaactttaactgtaactttaactttaactttaactttaactttaaatttaactttaactttaactttaactttaactttaactttaactttaactttaactttaactttaactttaactttaactttaactttaactttaactttaactttaactttaactttaactttaactttaactttaactttaactttaactttaactttaactttaactttaactttaactttaactttaactttaactttaactttaactttaactttaactttaactttaactttaactttaactttaactttaactttaactttaactttaactttaactttaactttaactttaactttaactttaactttaactttaactttaactttaactttaactttaactttaactttaactttaactttaactttaactttaactttaactttaactttaactttaactttaactttaactttaactttaactttaactttaactttaactttaactttaactttaactttaactttaactttaactttaactttaactttaactttaactttaactttaactttaactttaactttaactttaactttaactttaactttaactttaactttaactttaactttaactttaactttaactttaactttaactttaactttaactttaactttaactttaactttaactttaactttaactttaactttaactttaactttaactttaactttaactttaactttaactttaactttaactttaactttaactttaactttaactttaactttaactttaactttaactttaactttaactttaactttaactttaactttaactttaactttaacttaaacttaaacttaaacttaaacttaaacttaaacttaaacttaaacttaaacttaaacttaaacttaaacttaaacttaaacttaaacttaaacttaaacttaaacttaaacttaaacttaaacttaaacttaaacttaaacttaaacttaaacttaaacttaaacttaaacttaaacttaaactttttaatcGAATTTTCCATCTTACTTAAGCTATTTTTATGGAGAACCTGTAAAAGGAGATCTTTCGTTATCCTTCATCAACACTGGAGTTCCAACTGATGCATGGGTTCCAACTCTTTCAACTGTGAACCAAGAATCTCGCATCGATGGACAAACTACAATATATCTCGATTTAGAAGACTACATTCGCCTAAAACATGATAACAATAAGGACCAAAAGCCTTCTAGTCCTTATTTTATGTCGCCAAGCATATTTGTATTTAGCATAGAAGCTCATGTATTCGATGATATAAGTAAGGAAAAAGCTTCAGCAGAAACTGAAGTCTCAGTTTACTCGAAATCCTATCACATTGAGATCGAGGCTCCAGAGGAATTTGAATCGTACTCAagggatattttaaaatttaagttaaaagtaACTTTGAGAGATATTACGGATACGATAATTAAGGATCCAAAGGATCCAATCGAAGTTGTTGTTGGGTGTGGCATTGTTATAAAGTATCAACgtgattataataaatttgataaaattcgaGTTGGGTACCAAAATGAGCCTGGAAAGGATTATGGTCTTATTAATATGACCAACAAGGATTATAACGAATGTTTTGTATTCGCCGAATATCAAGATGTAAAATCTTCCACAAAAAGGATGTACAGGAGAGAAGAAgtttttgacattgacattttAACCGAGaggtaatattttttgaatttacttgGACTTTAACCTTTTcctgatatttttcttttgaaaaaaagtcctGAAGAAGGCAAAGAATTTGAGGTGAAGATCTCAAATCCAGAACCACTGGAAGAGTTTTCATATGAAATTCTTGTTAGAGGAGATATAATTCAATCAGGACTTGTAGTTGTAAGTTTCAACAACCTTtggttataattattttgaGTCATCTGCAAGTCTTCTTTTAATCAGGTACCTGGAAACCAAACGTCTTACATCCTTCGCCTCAATGCGACGTCTTTGATGGTTCCTAAAATTACACTTTATGCTCATCACATTAAGGATATGAAATTTGGCGGTCAGATGAAGGATGTTGTCATACAAAAATCTCTCAAAAATTCGGtgagtttaaaaactttatgaaGGCGCCTgaattcttactaaaaaatcCATTTCCTAGATCGTAATCAAAACTGTTAAAGAGACGGAACCTGGAAAGCCTGTAAACATTAACGTTACAACAAACGAAGGATCCTACGTTGGTTTGATGGCGCTCGATTCAAGTGCCCTTCAAAACGTTATCAAGGAGAATATTTTCGATGAAGAGTTTGTCAAGAAGAAACTTAGGCAATACAATTCTGAAAGAGTTTATCCGATCCCATCGTATGGTCTATCGGTTAGTGTGATAACATTTTCCAATATATTTCCACCTGGCACTCGAGAAAATGGACCAGGAGGAGATGATggtatgtttaaaaattgtgattttaaaGGTGGAAGCTTTCTTGCCTAACGTATGAAAATGTATGGGGTTTAAACATTTAACCAATAGCTGATTGCGGTCTACCAGAAAGGCTTAAGTTACATGTTTTACTTGTCCTAGCTCGATCGTCAAGCTCTGTGAGATCTGGTGAAACACTGCGAACTGTGTTTGATCCTGAAGCTCTAAAATTCATGGAGTCAATATTCAGCAAGTTTTTAATGGAAtccaaagaaaaagaagtctGGTGATTGAGCTTGCACTCGTGGGCGTGTAACTTAAGCCAGTTTTTAGGCATACAAaagttattgtatttttaagtaaaaatttcaaaataattcaaaaaactttcCTTAGAGCCTGCTGGAGGTGGTGATGAACCACGTGTTCGTAATCTCTTTCCCGACAGTTGGTTATTTAAGGATTTTGAAAGGTGAATACAGTTTTTGAAGTATCTACTCGTAAAACCGGATTAAaggagaaaattgaaaatttttataggACTCCTAAAGGAGggatcatcaattttatggaAACCCCACCTGACTCAATTACTACATGGGCGATAACTGGATTCTCACTTCATCCCGAAACTGGATtgacttttacaaaaaacattacaaatctgcgagtttttcaagaatttttcaTTTCCATGGACTTACCAAGCTTAGTAAAAGAAGGTGGAGATTTTTTGGGTTCTCATCCTAAAGTCAAACTTATTTCTTGACAATTTACATTGCAGGTGAAATAATTGAAGTTCCTATTTACGTTAGCAATTATATGACCCAAGATCTTGTCACCAATTTAACAATCGAAAGCAATAGTGATGAGGGCCTTGATATTTTGGAAAATCCTGAATCAagctcaaaatcaaaacaaaatctccCGGAACTtactatttcaaaaaagaagcgagaaaagtttatatttttcctaAAACCAATCAAGTCAGGATTTTATAATGTGACCGTAACAGCTATCAGCTCCTTGGCAAGTGATGCCATTCAAAAGGTTCTCAAGGTTCAATCTCAAGGTATACCTTATGAAATGacaaaaagctttttgattCATTTACAAGATGAAGAAACCACTCAAAAAAACGAAATCATTATTGATTTTCCTGGAAACGTTGTGGACGGATCTCAGAAAGTTGAGATCTCAGCATTTGGTGATATATTTCGGCCTTTGGTTCGACATCTTGAAAAGGTGGCTAAAGTTCCGTATGGAAACAATGAGGATAATATCAGGCTTTTTCTGACGAACTCAATAGCTCTTAAATACCTCAAGGCGCTTAATTCCTTAGATTCAAGCTTAGAAAGTAAAATGATACTCAATCTTGAGCTAGGCTATCAAAATGAATTGTCGTTCAAATACTTGGATGGGTCTTTTggactttttgaaagaaagaaagacgAAAGAACCGGAGATATTTGGCAAACTATTTTCGCACTTTGGGGCCTTGTTTATGCAGAGGACTTGATTTCTGTAGATTCTAAGGTCATAGCACGTGGATTAGAGTATTTGGAATCGAAGCAACAAGAGAATGGTTGTTATAAATCAGAAGATGATGTGTTagaagaaaatatcaaattaacaGCTTTTGGATTGATGGTCTTTTTTATGGATGAAGTAAGCTTCTTAATTCCTTCGTCTTtattgaaactaattttttcttatataggACTCAGGagataaatacaaaaaggtTATCGAAAAAGGTCTGGCATATTTGTATGAAGCTTCTATTGACTTGAAATATTCTCCGATTTCGGTGGTGTCAGCATATGTTCTACATCTTGGAAAACATGAAAAAGCTGGAGAATATCTTAGAAAGCTCACCTCGAATATAAGTTCGGCAAGTACG
It encodes:
- the LOC129939963 gene encoding CD109 antigen-like, yielding MSVKVRLAFIWITLLQFSFLRGVLSLKKGYYTIVSPSHVEPESTFHISLTLNDFYKSCWFNVSLTTFVREEKFHDFGSIEVEPGTTKLVELKAPSYEYRIGNLEVTGFSGIISKDSTSIYFGLNKLWIFIQTNKDKYRPGELVEIRVICVDQLTRPEKVNKTVNVEISDGKYNLVKGLYNVKFKQGVLKAEIQLSNNPVLGLWRIRVDGVNTYTDKRFEVDRYVLPKYNVNIDAKIIKKDNKNQVQLEISASLTTFVREEKFHDFGSIEVEPGTTKLVELKAPSYEYRIGNLEVTGFSGIISKDSTSIYFGLNKLWIFIQTNKDKYRPGELVEIRVICVDQLTRPEKVNKTVEISDGKYNLVKGLYNVKFKQGVLKAEIQLSNNPVLGLWRIRVDGVNTYTDKRFEVDRYVLPKYNVNIDAKIIKKDNKNQVQLEISASYFYGEPVKGDLSLSFINTGVPTDAWVPTLSTVNQESRIDGQTTIYLDLEDYIRLKHDNNKDQKPSSPYFMSPSIFVFSIEAHVFDDISKEKASAETEVSVYSKSYHIEIEAPEEFESYSRDILKFKLKVTLRDITDTIIKDPKDPIEVVVGCGIVIKYQRDYNKFDKIRVGYQNEPGKDYGLINMTNKDYNECFVFAEYQDVKSSTKRMYRREEVFDIDILTESPEEGKEFEVKISNPEPLEEFSYEILVRGDIIQSGLVVVPGNQTSYILRLNATSLMVPKITLYAHHIKDMKFGGQMKDVVIQKSLKNSIVIKTVKETEPGKPVNINVTTNEGSYVGLMALDSSALQNVIKENIFDEEFVKKKLRQYNSERVYPIPSYGLSVSVITFSNIFPPGTRENGPGGDDEPAGGGDEPRVRNLFPDSWLFKDFERTPKGGIINFMETPPDSITTWAITGFSLHPETGLTFTKNITNLRVFQEFFISMDLPSLVKEGEIIEVPIYVSNYMTQDLVTNLTIESNSDEGLDILENPESSSKSKQNLPELTISKKKREKFIFFLKPIKSGFYNVTVTAISSLASDAIQKVLKVQSQGIPYEMTKSFLIHLQDEETTQKNEIIIDFPGNVVDGSQKVEISAFGDIFRPLVRHLEKVAKVPYGNNEDNIRLFLTNSIALKYLKALNSLDSSLESKMILNLELGYQNELSFKYLDGSFGLFERKKDERTGDIWQTIFALWGLVYAEDLISVDSKVIARGLEYLESKQQENGCYKSEDDVLEENIKLTAFGLMVFFMDEDSGDKYKKVIEKGLAYLYEASIDLKYSPISVVSAYVLHLGKHEKAGEYLRKLTSNISSATKQNLWTKSDTLQSHLETIAGSLMNFFESQEISDQNILHIVRGLIVPKQEESSITHMVALQAMIAFAEKLSMRKTDLNIHFKDDRNVTGDFQLNEENAQVLQTIELAESSKKIQIQSKGSGFAIVDVKYEYNILPENQSSNFYFTNISVEIYSDFLIYVPICSKVLSSNSRNKFIVMEVSLQSGYIFTDGNYNDIDSQNDNIKSIQFNDGRDKAIIYFDYDPENEVCIELEARKTYKVINSKPGWVVVYGEYDKDSKSINSFMVAEV